In Nostoc sp. TCL26-01, the sequence GCTTGATGATGTTCATCAAGGCACAATAACTGCTGAGGAACTGTTAGCCGAAACCCTCCGTTGTCTGATTATTGCTCGGAATGAGAAGCGGCAACGCATGGAAACACTACTAGCTGACCTGAAGAAGTCAGAAGGCGCAATACCTTTGTCAGCAGAGGAAATTGTCACACTCTTGCAACAGCATTTGGCTTGCCGAGGTTCAAGCCGCCTTCCTGTACTGATTGTTGCTGCTGCTTATCAAGTAGCAGAACAATATATTGGGGAGCGTTTTTTACCTCTAGAATCCCACAACGCCGCAGATGAGCAGACAGGTGCTTTAGGAGATGTGGAAATTACCTTAGTTGATGATGAAAAGGCAATCACCAGCTATGAAATGAAGACCCGGCGTGTCACCTTAGCAGATATTGACCGTGCTTTGCAAAAAATCAACAGCACAGGCAAGCGGGTTGACAACTATATCTTTATCACAACGGATGTGATTGAAGAAGGTATTCGGGAATATGCCTCAAGTATGTATGAACGTACAGGTGGCATAGAGATTGTGGTTTTGGATTGCATCAGTTTTGTGCGTCACTTTCTGCATTTGTTCCATCGGTTGCGATCGCAATTCTTGCAAGCCTACCAACAGTTAGTGCTAACAGAACCAGACAGTGCTGTTAGCCAACCTCTGAAAGAAGCTTTTTTAGCATTGAGACAAGCGGCTGAAAGCGCAAGGGAATTTTGACCCTGTAGGATAAGTAAACCAACAGAATTAATTACATTACTGATTCTCTACTAGGCAAGAATTTCAGCCCATATTTTGTGTAATTAATTATGCGCCACTACTTATTCTGAATTGGGACAATAGCAGATTTGCACTGGCGATGGGCTGCGCCCCACCTTTGGCGATGGCGTTCCGCCCACCGTAGGTGATCGCAAATGCACTTTGTCTTCAAAATCAAACAATTGCAAAAATATCAACTACCAGAAAGCAATTTTACAACCCTACTCGCAATGCTCTCTTTAGCACAAGCTTTCAAAATAGCAGTAGCTCGTCTATTTCCCTTATTTGCAAAATACTCCCATATCGATAACCAATCATCACAGCTGAGTGTATATATCTGTTTAAATCCCTCCGAAACAGCAACAAGACATTTTACTGGACATGGTGATAAATTTAATTTTGTGAGAGTCCTTGCCTTCTTAGGTGAATTTTCTAGCAGCCAGTTCGGGTTAGATTGAATGCAGTTTAACCCTTCTTCATAGCCAATGCGATATTCTCCTGATGGCATGACTAAAACTTCTAAAGTAATGTCGTTTTCTAATTCTATTTGAATTGCCTGGGACGATATTACTTGATAATTGCTAGTAAAAAAATTTGGATTTGGTACAAGAGGCTTCCTATTGTGTAAATCGTTATCTGATAGTGCCTTGATTAATTCTTTCCACTCGCAGCGACTTAAAGACAACCGATGCTGCTGTAATTTATCTTCTTTAAGCAGATGCTGTAAATAAGCCGCTATTGTGGGTAGAGTGTTACCCTGAATTATTACTTTGCTAGGAATTTGCACACTTATTGTCTCTAAATGATTGGACTCCACGAAATTTTTGACATCTGTTTTGGATTGTCCAAGCATCAATGCCATCTGCCTATCACTCATTACCTTTATACCATCTGGTAGTTGATAAGCCGCCCAAGAGTGTTGTTTCCACCACCATCGAACTGTAATTGTTTTTGGTATGTCTGTAATATTTCTTTTAATTTCAAAACTTTCTAGTTGGTTGATGCTGCTTACTGTGGGTTCTGGTTTTACTGTTGTGGTTAGAGTCATAGCCGAGTTACTCCCTACACTTGAAAAATGGTTCTTTCTGGGCTTTACCTTATGTAATATCTTTTCTTTTACACTTATATATCTTCTAGTTTAGGTTTACTAACTATAACGATTTGCCGTTTAGTACAACACGTCTTGATTCAGGAATTTTTATTATCTTGGAACTTCCTGTTGTGTCTACATCGACGGCTGCAAATCTGTATTTTATGTCAATGAAAATAGTTATAGTTTAGTAATGGATAGCAAAAGCTGATGGAAATCCTTAATTTGTGTGATGGTTTTCTAGAGATAGATGTGAATCTTTTGCTAACAAAAACTATTAGACTCGTGAGTGTTCAGTTAGATATTGACAACCAGGCTTTATCATCTATTTTTTCTTATAGATGACACCAAAATATTTTTTTCTAAATTGCGTCAAGTCTGATATGAAATTTCTATTTCATTATTCATTTTGCTGCTGAAATTAAAATTATTTTAACCCAAATTTAATTAAATAAATACCTGCAAAGAAATTAAAAAAATATAAAAAACCTTATTTTTTGCGGTTTTCTTCATTTAACTATAATTTATTCTTATAGGAAAATAATTGAAATATCATAATTTTCTAGCTACTTATAATTGAATAAGATCAAACTTTAGCAGAGACAATGATTTACTAAATACCAGATTAAGTATTTTATGGCAATATAAAAATTGCTAGAATTTTGCTAGTTTATAAAAATAAACATAAATAAAAATCAATGATATTTATACAGTTAACCATAAAATAATTAAAGAGTTTACGAAAATTAAAATAACAGTTATTTCATAGTTAAGTACGTGGTCATAATCAAATATAAGATATCAACCTGTAAAACCCTGGCAAAAACTAACTTTTCTTTTCTGACTTAAAAGTGCTATGGGAATCCGACTTGATTCCTGAAATTATTTGCTTAGGTTGGGAGTTATGTGGCGACTGCTATAGCGCGTGCTGAATAAAAATTACTAGCTTGAGCGCACTATCTCCTATGCCCATTTTCATGCTTGGCGGTGTTCTAAGTTCATAAAGAATGCCTTCTACTTATTTGTATATTGTCAGTATCAAATCAATACCCTCAGCCCCATCCTTTTTACCTTGTTTTAAGTAAAGGCTTTTGGCATGAGAGAGTGATTTTCGTCCAGCTTGCTTGTTATTCTGACAAATTAAGCTTACTCCTTGTCCTTGGTAGCCAAGGGCTAATTTGGGGTTGAGAGCGATCGCTTTTTCAAAGTATTGCAGAGCAGTTTTACAATTAGCTTGACGACGCTCTGGATTGATTCTGGCTATTTCTGGCATATCAGCGTTCATAATTTTGTAGCCCCACTCTACATAATCAGTAGCAGTTTCTAGTCTTTTTGGTTGCAAAGACATATTTGATGTTGGTTTGAACCAGATGTACAGTCCTCCTAAAAATCCCAGTGCTGCCATTCCTAGCAGATATGCCACAGGATTAAAAGTAATAAAAAGAGAATGTAACATCATTTCCCTGCGCTCATCATCCCAACGCGACATAGCTTATGCCTCCCTGACATTGCTGCTGTAACTGCTGGTTCCAAGAAGTATTCGGCTCTAACTGTTTGGCATGAGATAGAGTTTTGTGAAGTTCTATAGTTGCTACTTTGGGCATTGCAACAATGACTTTTGGTACGTTTTTGAGAAATTCCACAGGTGCGGGCGCGTGTTCGCTGTCAGATACCAAATATAGAGTTCTCTGTTTATGAGGAGAGTTTAAAACTGCCAGGGACATAGCCTCAATAGGTGTAGAAACTAGCATTGCTATCTTGATGGGGTTGTCCAAGTCACCCCCCATACTCAAGTGAAACCAACCAGGTGTAGACATCAAACGTCCCTTGCTGTTGCTGGCAGTACAAAAACTAAAAGCATCATTGGTCGCCCTTGGTGGATGCAAATATGCCCCTGTCACTTCAGAGGCAAGACTACGTGCTAGAAATACTGCTTTACCAGTAATATTTGCATATATCAATCCACGCTTGTACAAAGTATCTACAAATTTTGGCGGAAGAGAGCGATCGCGTGTCAAGTATTGCTCAATTTCCGCCCACCGATGATGAGCCGGTGTAGGTGCAACAAATATAGATGGAGGAATCTGTTGAGCAATATTTAAAGCTTGTCTTCTGGCGTGGTGAGTAACCGCAGCCAGCATCCCCGCTTCCCCAAAGCAATCCCGCAACCAGACAACTGCATCATCGAAAGTACACTGCTTAACCTGAATTACCAATTCCAACGCACCTTTACCAATGCTGTTGTGCAAATCATCGTGAAACGAAGAGTTGTTAATGGTGATTATGTGGTGGGTTGATAACCACTGATTCCGCTTGTCTTGGTTTAAACCCAGTTCATCAGCCACAACTTCCAAGGGTAAATCTTGTAGAAGCTTAATGTCCTGACGTAGAGCTTGTAATTCTTTTTCTAAATTAGCCCTGAGTTTTTCACTTCTGGATGCCGTTTCCTCCAATTCAGCTTTTTGTCTGAGCAAGCGATCGCGATCGCTTAATTGGTAGTTGATGATCTCTAGCTTTGGACTGAGAGCTTCAATTACCCGTTCTCGGTAGGATTCGCTGGCTTCATGTATTCGAGGTTTAGGCAGATGACTCTCCAAGTCGAGGATTTCCGAATCGCGGGATACTGCGGCGTAATATTTCTTAACTGAGGTATAGGTAGCAGCACTACCTTTAATACCGCGAGAGATACCCAAATGTGCAACAGCATCGGCAAAACTATCTTGCAGTTGAGAGAGCTTTTCTCTAGTGCCAAACAAGGCGCGACAGTTGAGCTTGCCTTGCTCGTCCAGTGGCACAATGTAAGCGTGAACGTGGGGCGTAATTTCGTCTAAGTGCAATTCAGCTTTCAGTAAGCGATCGCCCCAAGCAGAACATAACCATGTGACTGTTGCTTGTACAAAGTCATCTAAACGCTGTTTGTCATGTGTTTCCGCCTCAAAAAGTCCTTCAGGATGAAAATAATCAGCACTGGCACTTAGTAGCATTTCCACTGCCAGAACAGCATTTGAGCGAATTGTTTGCAACCCGATTTTGTCTTTCACCAAAGTTACTAAATTGGCGTTGTCAGAACTCCCAAAGAGCGTAACGTTTGTTACTGCTGGGTTTGCATTGGGCGTGTTTCTAGCTCTGGCTGTGTGAGCTTCATTGCCTCCTAACAACCCCCAGCTTTTAATTTTTTGTATTCTACAGACTGCTAGCGGCATAAGACAGGCGTTTCATGCAAATAATCTGTTGATACATCCATCAATCACATAATTTCACCGAAATGTAATTATCACATTACGGTAATTTAAATTGCATTAAAATCTAACGTAGTTATAAAAAACTAGGTCAATTTTTTTATAAAACTTCTGTGTATTTTAACTGAAAAAATTGTTATTGTAGGGGCTATTAATAGTTGCAATTAGCAGTAGCATATTTGCCAAAATAGTGTAATTATACACAAAAATATTTTAATAATCTGTCGCTGTAATTATTTCCCAATAAGAGCTTCAGCAATTTTTACCCTTAGTCAGCTAGTGAAGCAACTTATATAAACTGGATTAATTTTTATACAGATTTATTTAGTGCTGTCTAGAGTATTAGAGAATCTGTCTGTTGTTTAATGACAGGCTTCATTAAAAATTAGTTACTAAAAGAAGAAACTAATTTTGGGATTTATGGACAGCTTAATTGAGTTAATAAATGTTCAAGCGCAAAATATTTTCTTTTCGTTTATAAGTAAAACTAATGACTATTGCTTGAGCCTCAAGAAGCTAAGTTTTAAATCGGCAGTAAATATGAAGTCCGAATTTTATGATGGCAAGCAAAATAATTGTTTAGTATTTTTCTGCCATCAATTGTGTAGTGAGTTCACAATTCAAATTTTCAATAATGGGTATATTTTTTCGCTATTTAATCTGGACGGTGTACGAGCTTTTTTATCGAAACAACATTTGACTCAACATTTATGTGCTGATATTAAAGCTCCGATTATTCCAATTGAACTCAAAGCCTTGCTGTAAGCATCTTATAGATTTTTCCAGTATTTATTTTTGGTGTAGCCAACTGGAGCTAAATGGAGCCAGAAAAAAAAATTAATTACATAAGCTCTGTTAATAATTCGGCTCCAAGTGTCTTCAAAAGACTCCATTTGACTCCAAATTTAGGATTAAAAAATTAACTCTGATTTATATCCATGAAAAAAAAGACTCAGACTATGAATAATCTTGATATTCCTCCCCTCGTTATTCTTGCCTTAGATTTTGGAGGAAGCGGTACAAAAGGAATTTACTCTTTATGTGGCAGTTCTGAAATATATTCGCTGTTCATGGAACCGGAAGTAGGGGATGTGACAGTGGAATCGGTTAAAACTCACGAACAGAATTTGATGGGAGCAACTGATCCAGAGAATAGGGTGTGGGTGTCTGTCAATGGTAAGACAAAGGTAGTAGGATATTTAGCTCAAAGCAAGTTCCACGCTAATACAGGATTAGTTGAGTTGAAGTACGAGCGGGCTGTTTATAAAACATTAGCCGCAATTTGGGTAGTTAAGGAGAAACTGAACCTGCCAGCCAAAATGAGACTTTTTCTTTCAGTTCTGCTACCTCCTGGGGAATTTGAAAACAAAGTTGAATTTGAACGATTAGTGCGGACATTTGGTAGCAATTACTCAGCAGTTGGCTCGCAAATGCAGGTAGAGTGTCTAATGTTTAAATGCTTACCAGAAGGTGCAGGAGTATTTTTATCGCACCAAAAGCGTGTGGGACAGGCATTAAAACAGAGAGTATGCGCGGTGGTGATGCTTGGCTTTCGCAATGCGTCAGTTTTAATTTCTCACAGAGGCATTGTGTCCAAGGAAGGAAAAATGTCAGATTTAGGCATGGTGAGGATGCTGGAAAAAGTAGTGGGCGCAACATCAGGGCAAACCGTGGAACGCTTGACAAAAGCGATCGCTGAAGCAGGAAGTGACATTGACACTCGTCCTCTAGTGCGGGTTTTGCGTTCTCGCAGTAGAGAAGGACGAACATCTGAGTTAACAAAGATTCTCCAGGTAATTAGGACAGCTCGACATGAATATGTTGCAGCCTTGACGAGTTGGCTAGATCAAGTTGTGCCGCCAGATGTAGAAGAAATATTATTTTGTGGTGGCACTGCGGATTATCTAAAAAAAGAATTGAATTCACACTACCCAGCAATACCTTGCATATTTTCTGGTGTTTCTATTCCCAAAAACTTAGATAAATACTCCCTTGGTAATCGCTTGGCAGATGTATATAGTGCATTTTTGTATTTCGACGAAAGAGTGAAACACCATTTTGCTGATCATGCTGAGGTTATCAGCCATGTCTAAGCAAACTCGGATAAATTTTCGCTGGCGGTATCAGCCGCGCAATGAGATGGATGCGTTAATGCTTGACTACATTGCTGCTAGTAGTGTTAGAGATACTACGGAAATGATATTGCTAGCACTAAGAGCATTCTGGCTACCAATGGCTGTTGCTAACTCCTCAAAATTTGATGAAGCTGCAAAACAACGGATAGTCACTGACGCTTACCAAACATTCCTACACCAACTGAGGCAGATTTACGCCACCGCAGGGTTATCTCATTTGCGTTTGACTTCTAATCCAGAGCGATCGCCCTCACCAAACGACTCCAAATCTCATACCCAGCCTGTACAAAGTCTTCCCACTATCGAGGAACAAAAAGAGATGATAGGACAGTTTGATTATGACATCAATTCTTTTGAAAACTGGTAAGTCAGTTAATAAAACCGATTCACTGCATTGCTGATCAATATAGTAGGAACTTTTGATTTTTGAATTTACTTGGGTAGTGAGAAAATAGGCAATAAGCTTCTTAATTTTTGAACTTTTTCAAATTAAATACGAGGTGTTTAAGTAGTTCCTAAAATTAAATTAAGTGGTGTAGATAAGGAACAGAAAAACAATGTATTTAATTAACTTTCTCATTTCTACTTCTATAAAAATCTTATTTGATTTTTGTTGACGTAGCCTGCGCTCGCGCATACAAACTCAGTACAAATCCAAATTGATTCTCTACTCCTTACTGCCAAGTTACGCAAGTCAGTTCCATAATCAAAGCGAATTACTATACCACTCACTAAATTGTCCAGTTACTACTTCCATCAAAAACAAATTGGCATTATGACTTTTACAGCACCAACCCCAAATCCAGAAAAAAGAAAAAGAGGCAGACCGAGAAAGAATCCTAGTAATAACCTTAACCAGTCATCAAACTCCCAATTACACAATGATGCTATGTCTACAATCAATGAAAATCTCCAAAGAGAAGATGTCACTTGGGAACGAGAAATAGAAAATAATTCGACTTCTTTAGATACTAGTATCCAAAGATTGGATGTCATAGATACTCAAGATGCTTTACCGCTAGAAGTAGTAGATAATCCAACTTTTTTAGATAGCAATATCCAAGAATTGGATGCCATAGATACTCAAGATAGTTTGCCGCTAGAAGTATTAAATAATTCGACTCCATTAGATGCCAATATCCAAGGATTGGATGCCACAGATACTAGAGAAATTTTAGAGCTAGAAGTGGCAAATGTTGGTAACTCTGATGTATTACTTGAATTAACAGCAGATGTAACAGCGAATGAAATTCCAGAGGAATTACAGCTACCAAAATCTGGTCATGACCAAGTTAACCTGAACCAGCCAGAAAAAAGTTTTAAAGTCTCTACAACTATTCACATTGTAGATGGTGAAAAAGGAGGTGCTGGTAAATCATTCTTATCGAGAGCATTTATAGAGTATTGCACCTCAATTGGTCATAGCGTCGCAATTGTAGATGCGGATACAAGTAACCAGGATATTGTCAACATTTACGGCAGTGTAGAAACGGCATTTTTCAGTGATGATGAGAAGCTAGCTAAAGAAGCAGACACAATATTTGATTTGGCATTTGAAAATTCAGTAATCGTGAATTTACCTGCTCAAGTTTACTCCAAAGTGACTAATTGGATAAAAAGTAATAATCTGACTGAAATAGGCAAGGAAAATTCGATTAAATTTGTTAAATGGTTTGTGTGTACTGGTGGAGTTGATTCGGTAAATTTCTTTCTCCAGTCTTTAGACGATTTGGGAGACAGCATACTCCACGTATTCGTGAAAAATTTGGGATTATGTGATGACTGGAAATATATTCAGGAGATGCCAGAGTTTGTAGCAGCTCAAACTAAATATAATTTCATCGTCATGGACTTTCCCAAGTTTCCCTTTTGGGAGCGGAACATGGTTGACCGATTGGGAGTGACTTTTGAAGCAGCGATCGCCCATCCTGATCTCAAGGTGATATCAAAGCAACGAGTCAAGAACTTCCTCAAAGAAGCCTATGCAGCCTTTGCTGGTACGGGGTTAGTGCAATGACAAGCTATGAAGTAGATAAAGTTGACGAAGATTTTTATTCCACACCTGCTGACAGACCACAAAGTAGAGACGTATTTTATACCGTCGATAAATTACTGGCAGAAGCCTTGCAGGGAAAAAGTGAAGCCTTCAAGCGTCGAGTAATTGATTTTGCCCTTAGTAGCGGCCTATCTCAAGATGACCCTTTATTTTTAGTGTTGGTTGCGACCGGACAACTGGAAATAATGCTGGAAGATGCACCCGACACTTTGCAGTTGCTATTCAAGAACTGGAATCAAGACTTAGCTCGGAACTTGGAGTTAGTGGAACACGTAGCAGTCGAGCGACAGAAGGTTGCTATAGACCGAGCAGCCCACGCCCTCATTCACAAAGCACAGCTAGCAGAAGGCAGAAAAATTCTCACCGCCGTATTCCCTGCGGCCCTCTTAATGTTTTTTATCCTGGGTATGGGCTTCATTATGGGCATGAGCATCCCACCTTGGATCACTGGGATGCTGGGTGGAGGATATACAGATGTACAGTCAAACCTCTTGACTTGGGAAGAATTAGAGGCCAAGAATTGGGCGATGTCCAAGGAGGGTAAGTTTGCCAAGAACTTAATCGAATGGAACAAAGGCTACCTAGAAAACGGACAGTGCCTCAAGGATGTGCAGAAGCTAGGTATCGTCTTGTCCCAGTACGGACGTAAGGCCAAATCAGGGCATTGTCTCATCTGGGCTGTCCCACCAGAGAAGCGTAAATTTGTTGAGCCATAACATGGCTTTGATGCTGTAAAGTTGCCAAATACAGCACAAGTCTGAATTTAGAACTCAGAATAACCTACGGCAAGGCTACGCCTACGGAAGTAAGGGACTTCCAACTAAAAAAATAACCAATCGCTGTGTAGGCAGGGGGGCAGGCTGACAAGTGTAGGTTTTTAATAAAGCAATGAGTGTTGACTAACGTAATAATCATAGTTTCATCAACCCCTACACCCCTACACCCTTACACCCTTACACCCCTACACCCTTACAACCAAAAGCCAGTCATCTTAAGGGTTTGCGCTGATCTAAGAGCCAACCGCCTAAAACTCTTCGCCTTCTTCTTGCCAACCGCTTTCTCTCACCTGTTGTTTTTCTTCTATAAGTGCCTTTTGTTCCTGCTCTTCATTGGGATCGTATAAGTCATCCATACTGAGATATCCCTCACTGAGCAGTTCTTCAGCAGTCATTGATGCTACTAACTGGTATCTGCTTGTTTTGAGTTTCTTTACCATCTGCTTCGCCTCTTGTGCGATACCAATTTCAATTCTAATTTGTATTCACTGATTGTGTGAAACAAATACTGATTAAAAATTAAAAAATCAGCACACATAATCAGAATTTACGCCTTTAAAGGTAAGCTAATCGTCATTCATTTTTCCAGGATAAGTTGCTTGTAGTAATAGATTCAGCCTTGGCTTTATGCAACTTAAATGCTAATTAGCTTCTTAGCAAATTTTAGACAATTAATACGATTTCTCCATAAAACTTTTTAATAGTCCCTAGATATGCTTCTATGACTTTAACGCTCAATCATTTTGATACAAAAACCAAGCAAGATACAGGTGTAAAAGAGAAACTTGAGAACACACTGGCTGAATATTTATTTCCAGGTGTGCAGTTTAGTATTGGCACAGCTTACCCCGAAGCGACAGTCCCAGAAGACCTGGGAGAGCATAACGGGACGACTCTACAATTTTCGGCAGGTAAGAGGATGTTCTTTGCCGATAACCCTACTGTCCGCCAGCAACTTTACCCCAACCCTTCAGATGGAGCAGCTTACCCTTTACCTTTTACACCCTGCCGAATTTTTCAGGAATTACGAAACGTTAGAATTTTGGTGGTTGATGATACAACCGGAGAAAATGGTGGTGTCATTGCCAACAACGATGCCAAAAAATTGGTCGGTGACTGTAAGGGCTTAATAGATCAGGATTTTGCTAAAGCCAATAATATAGAACTGCGTGCTTTTCAGTTCAGGCTTGGTATTAAACCTCAAGAAGAAAGCCAAGTGATGCGAATTGCCAAAGGCACGCTTGCACCTACAAGGCTGGATAAATTTGGAGAGTCTTTCTTGCGGATGGGCGGTAGTGCAAAAACAAGCACTTTGCGTACTAAAACTGGTTACGACATAGTGCTGGCAACCTCTTCATTCAAAGGTAGGAAAGGAGAAGATGCCATTCAGCCAGGAGAATATATGCTCACTATTGGTTTGGGTGTCAAAGCAGTGGCTCAATATCGGGAACACAGTTTAGGGACTCAAATTTTAGTCAATTATCCCAAAGCGGTGAAGCAAGAAATTTTGCCCATTATCAAGCAGCAAGCAGAAAAACTAGCTCAAGACCAAAAAGACCCAAGACGGCTGGCA encodes:
- a CDS encoding restriction endonuclease, SacI family, which gives rise to MSTTPAAILDVALQKAEASIAQPIVTNPSSAEKIDYVSRYVGNRAVVRLLLACALAAIHRVNVDIRKPYTEIGTPDAYSGRYYDESYITAFINQHELPCNPTTAFLTPALRNRNITLTPAVNLVGRPPKLYEAALQLLDDVHQGTITAEELLAETLRCLIIARNEKRQRMETLLADLKKSEGAIPLSAEEIVTLLQQHLACRGSSRLPVLIVAAAYQVAEQYIGERFLPLESHNAADEQTGALGDVEITLVDDEKAITSYEMKTRRVTLADIDRALQKINSTGKRVDNYIFITTDVIEEGIREYASSMYERTGGIEIVVLDCISFVRHFLHLFHRLRSQFLQAYQQLVLTEPDSAVSQPLKEAFLALRQAAESAREF
- a CDS encoding ParM/StbA family protein, with protein sequence MKKKTQTMNNLDIPPLVILALDFGGSGTKGIYSLCGSSEIYSLFMEPEVGDVTVESVKTHEQNLMGATDPENRVWVSVNGKTKVVGYLAQSKFHANTGLVELKYERAVYKTLAAIWVVKEKLNLPAKMRLFLSVLLPPGEFENKVEFERLVRTFGSNYSAVGSQMQVECLMFKCLPEGAGVFLSHQKRVGQALKQRVCAVVMLGFRNASVLISHRGIVSKEGKMSDLGMVRMLEKVVGATSGQTVERLTKAIAEAGSDIDTRPLVRVLRSRSREGRTSELTKILQVIRTARHEYVAALTSWLDQVVPPDVEEILFCGGTADYLKKELNSHYPAIPCIFSGVSIPKNLDKYSLGNRLADVYSAFLYFDERVKHHFADHAEVISHV
- a CDS encoding DUF6753 family protein, whose amino-acid sequence is MTSYEVDKVDEDFYSTPADRPQSRDVFYTVDKLLAEALQGKSEAFKRRVIDFALSSGLSQDDPLFLVLVATGQLEIMLEDAPDTLQLLFKNWNQDLARNLELVEHVAVERQKVAIDRAAHALIHKAQLAEGRKILTAVFPAALLMFFILGMGFIMGMSIPPWITGMLGGGYTDVQSNLLTWEELEAKNWAMSKEGKFAKNLIEWNKGYLENGQCLKDVQKLGIVLSQYGRKAKSGHCLIWAVPPEKRKFVEP
- the mobV gene encoding MobV family relaxase → MPLAVCRIQKIKSWGLLGGNEAHTARARNTPNANPAVTNVTLFGSSDNANLVTLVKDKIGLQTIRSNAVLAVEMLLSASADYFHPEGLFEAETHDKQRLDDFVQATVTWLCSAWGDRLLKAELHLDEITPHVHAYIVPLDEQGKLNCRALFGTREKLSQLQDSFADAVAHLGISRGIKGSAATYTSVKKYYAAVSRDSEILDLESHLPKPRIHEASESYRERVIEALSPKLEIINYQLSDRDRLLRQKAELEETASRSEKLRANLEKELQALRQDIKLLQDLPLEVVADELGLNQDKRNQWLSTHHIITINNSSFHDDLHNSIGKGALELVIQVKQCTFDDAVVWLRDCFGEAGMLAAVTHHARRQALNIAQQIPPSIFVAPTPAHHRWAEIEQYLTRDRSLPPKFVDTLYKRGLIYANITGKAVFLARSLASEVTGAYLHPPRATNDAFSFCTASNSKGRLMSTPGWFHLSMGGDLDNPIKIAMLVSTPIEAMSLAVLNSPHKQRTLYLVSDSEHAPAPVEFLKNVPKVIVAMPKVATIELHKTLSHAKQLEPNTSWNQQLQQQCQGGISYVALG
- a CDS encoding cobalamin biosynthesis protein CobQ is translated as MSTINENLQREDVTWEREIENNSTSLDTSIQRLDVIDTQDALPLEVVDNPTFLDSNIQELDAIDTQDSLPLEVLNNSTPLDANIQGLDATDTREILELEVANVGNSDVLLELTADVTANEIPEELQLPKSGHDQVNLNQPEKSFKVSTTIHIVDGEKGGAGKSFLSRAFIEYCTSIGHSVAIVDADTSNQDIVNIYGSVETAFFSDDEKLAKEADTIFDLAFENSVIVNLPAQVYSKVTNWIKSNNLTEIGKENSIKFVKWFVCTGGVDSVNFFLQSLDDLGDSILHVFVKNLGLCDDWKYIQEMPEFVAAQTKYNFIVMDFPKFPFWERNMVDRLGVTFEAAIAHPDLKVISKQRVKNFLKEAYAAFAGTGLVQ